A window of the Haloquadratum walsbyi C23 genome harbors these coding sequences:
- a CDS encoding replication protein A (Replication protein A protects and stabilize the intermediate ssDNA that is generated by the unwinding action of a DNA helicase at the replication fork. In addition, SSBs prevent the formation of secondary structures by single-stranded template DNA.) — MTDLQTHAAEIAEQFSEELDIDETTVRDRLNTLVEEYSVPADEARRSVINSYLDEADIDRDELSGSDGNEEIPLASIDEDEQWIDVTAKVVELWEPQNEAIAQVGLIGDESGRTKFVAFETSDLPAIEEGAVYELENVVTDEYQGDYSVKLNRTTDIEKLDTDITVGDSATTIEGALIDIQSGSGLIKRCPTDGCTRVLQNGRCSEHGTVDGEFDLRIKGVIDDGETVTEVIFTREMTEKLSGITLSEAQQMARDALDTSVVVEEIRQDLIGAYYRISGPELGRYLLADTVDHLTNPADPEAVLIKARSI; from the coding sequence ATGACAGACCTGCAAACGCACGCAGCGGAGATTGCAGAACAGTTCTCTGAGGAGTTAGACATCGATGAGACGACGGTCCGTGATCGTCTCAACACGCTCGTAGAGGAATATAGTGTTCCAGCCGACGAGGCCCGTCGCTCGGTCATCAACAGTTATCTTGACGAGGCTGACATCGACCGCGATGAATTGAGTGGATCTGATGGGAATGAGGAGATCCCACTGGCATCAATTGATGAGGATGAACAATGGATTGATGTCACTGCAAAAGTTGTCGAACTCTGGGAACCACAAAACGAAGCAATTGCACAGGTTGGTCTGATTGGTGATGAATCTGGACGCACAAAATTTGTTGCCTTTGAGACATCGGACCTCCCAGCGATTGAAGAAGGTGCTGTTTATGAGCTTGAAAATGTTGTTACGGATGAATACCAAGGCGATTATTCGGTGAAGCTCAATCGAACAACCGACATTGAGAAGCTTGACACGGATATTACAGTCGGTGACAGTGCAACGACGATTGAGGGAGCGCTCATTGATATCCAGTCTGGTAGTGGGCTGATTAAGCGGTGTCCGACCGATGGATGTACTCGCGTTCTTCAGAATGGGCGATGTTCTGAACATGGAACTGTGGATGGCGAGTTTGACCTCCGGATTAAGGGGGTCATTGACGATGGTGAAACAGTCACTGAAGTCATTTTCACTCGGGAGATGACCGAAAAATTAAGCGGTATCACACTTTCTGAAGCACAACAAATGGCTCGGGACGCACTCGATACATCGGTCGTTGTCGAAGAGATTCGCCAGGATCTTATCGGTGCATACTATCGTATATCCGGACCAGAACTGGGTCGATATCTCCTTGCAGATACCGTTGATCATCTCACTAATCCAGCTGATCCAGAAGCGGTCCTGATCAAAGCGAGGTCGATCTAA
- a CDS encoding RPA family protein, with translation MSTEDIPTREVAKRAFATEFNDAGFSFKESDDERAPVYLLFPTGAKANRVFLIGTLTETEDVGEDNEYWRGRIVDPTGTFFVYAGQYQPEAAQELRELTPPAYVAVSGKPRTFETDDGTTNVSVRPESITVVDATTRDRWVVETAERTLDRIAAFEDEGNEYARMANDEYEIPIDQYIESTVSAVESLDESTDELNTASTEGTAQNL, from the coding sequence ATGAGCACTGAAGATATCCCGACACGTGAAGTTGCAAAGCGTGCGTTTGCGACGGAATTTAATGACGCTGGCTTTAGCTTCAAAGAATCCGATGACGAGCGAGCGCCGGTATATCTGTTATTCCCAACCGGTGCGAAGGCAAATCGGGTCTTCCTTATTGGGACACTCACCGAAACTGAAGACGTTGGTGAGGATAACGAGTATTGGCGTGGTCGAATTGTTGATCCGACAGGAACATTTTTTGTGTATGCTGGTCAGTACCAACCCGAAGCAGCACAAGAGCTTCGTGAGCTTACCCCTCCAGCATATGTTGCTGTTAGTGGAAAACCGCGTACCTTTGAGACTGATGATGGGACAACAAATGTTTCTGTTCGCCCGGAATCAATCACAGTTGTTGATGCAACAACACGAGACCGTTGGGTCGTTGAGACGGCTGAACGGACACTTGATCGGATTGCTGCGTTCGAGGATGAAGGGAACGAATATGCTCGAATGGCGAATGATGAGTATGAAATCCCTATTGATCAGTATATCGAGTCAACTGTCTCTGCGGTTGAGAGTCTTGATGAATCTACTGACGAACTCAATACCGCATCGACTGAGGGTACAGCACAAAATCTGTGA
- a CDS encoding DUF5814 domain-containing protein has protein sequence MAITDKVYLKNHRQIVSQLDTSIPKGAFKGATIDVLYSGDGITKLDDATRDRLLDFAEDFLDPEQPEDLYTGYPERQFMTYLLELRSQGLHPDAIVDVIGDEYFLYAYPGDILSFLDNAVRTIEAAETLAGVEENTKMEQKLHEARVALSS, from the coding sequence GTGGCTATCACTGATAAGGTATATCTCAAGAATCACAGGCAGATTGTCTCACAATTAGATACATCAATTCCGAAAGGGGCGTTTAAAGGAGCAACAATTGATGTACTATACTCAGGAGATGGGATCACGAAGCTTGACGATGCAACCCGCGATCGGCTGCTCGACTTTGCGGAGGACTTCCTCGACCCTGAGCAACCGGAGGATCTCTACACTGGATATCCAGAAAGACAATTCATGACGTATTTACTTGAACTTCGTTCACAGGGGCTTCATCCAGATGCAATTGTGGATGTCATAGGTGATGAGTATTTTCTGTATGCATATCCTGGTGATATACTTTCATTTTTAGATAATGCAGTTCGGACCATTGAGGCTGCTGAAACGCTTGCTGGTGTTGAGGAGAACACGAAGATGGAACAGAAACTTCACGAAGCCCGGGTTGCGCTCTCGTCGTAA
- a CDS encoding ABC transporter ATP-binding protein, protein MSQSPILEAEDVTKTFGGLVAVDDVSVSVESGEITGLIGPNGAGKSTLFNLMSGFYQVDDGVIQFDGTDVTTLRPEKRAKRGLIRTFQLTRELSGMTVMDNMLLGAQDNPGESVVSLLTDPRGVSDFEQTHQQRAEELLRYIELWDLRDEYAGNLSGGQRKLLELGRSLMSDPDLLLLDEPMAGVNPDLTDHLLDRIISLRDDQEMTFLIVEHDIQTIMSISDTVIGMHNGQILTVGNPDEVRQDEELLEAYLGGGVI, encoded by the coding sequence ATGAGTCAATCACCAATTCTTGAAGCCGAAGACGTGACGAAGACGTTTGGTGGATTGGTTGCTGTTGATGATGTCTCCGTGAGCGTTGAGTCGGGAGAGATAACTGGGCTCATTGGTCCAAACGGTGCTGGAAAGTCGACATTATTTAATTTGATGAGTGGCTTCTATCAGGTTGATGACGGAGTAATTCAATTTGATGGGACAGATGTCACAACCCTTCGACCTGAAAAACGTGCAAAGCGTGGTCTTATCCGAACATTCCAACTCACACGTGAACTTTCTGGAATGACCGTTATGGATAATATGCTTCTTGGAGCACAAGACAACCCAGGTGAGAGTGTGGTGTCGCTTCTCACAGACCCACGAGGAGTCAGTGATTTTGAACAAACTCATCAACAGCGAGCAGAAGAGCTACTCAGGTATATCGAATTATGGGACCTCCGTGATGAATACGCAGGAAATCTTTCAGGCGGACAGCGTAAACTACTCGAACTTGGTCGATCACTTATGTCAGATCCGGATTTACTCTTACTTGATGAGCCTATGGCGGGAGTAAATCCTGACCTTACAGATCATCTGCTCGATAGAATAATATCGCTTCGCGATGATCAAGAGATGACATTCCTCATTGTTGAGCACGATATTCAGACAATTATGTCGATTTCTGATACGGTCATTGGTATGCATAATGGACAGATCCTAACTGTTGGGAATCCTGATGAGGTACGACAGGATGAGGAGTTACTTGAAGCGTATCTCGGAGGTGGGGTAATATGA
- a CDS encoding ABC transporter ATP-binding protein: MTLLDVSGLKSGYGEFIVIHDVDLSIERDEMVTIIGPNGAGKSTLLKSIVGLTDIKTGKILLNDIDVTDVPPEEKIYNGICYVPQVDNVFPNLTILENLKMGAWALDSTDDTFEDRVEEVYKRFPVLEERPQQKARTLSGGQQQMVAMGAALMLDPNLLILDEPSAGLAPQLVDDVFEKIVEINEQSETAVLMVEQNARRALEESDRGVVLDLGETKMRGAGTELLESDEAQELYLGT, translated from the coding sequence ATGACGCTGCTTGATGTCTCAGGATTAAAAAGCGGGTACGGAGAATTCATTGTCATCCACGATGTTGATTTGTCTATTGAACGAGATGAAATGGTGACGATTATCGGTCCCAATGGTGCAGGAAAATCAACATTATTGAAAAGTATTGTCGGTCTTACTGATATCAAGACGGGGAAAATTTTGCTTAACGATATTGATGTCACTGATGTACCGCCTGAGGAGAAGATCTATAATGGAATCTGTTATGTTCCACAAGTCGACAATGTATTTCCAAATCTGACTATTCTTGAGAATCTCAAAATGGGTGCATGGGCACTCGATTCTACCGATGACACATTCGAAGATCGGGTCGAAGAAGTGTATAAGCGATTCCCAGTCCTTGAGGAGCGACCACAGCAAAAGGCACGAACCCTCTCAGGAGGACAACAGCAGATGGTCGCAATGGGTGCTGCACTCATGCTTGACCCGAATCTTCTCATTCTCGATGAACCCTCTGCAGGTCTTGCTCCACAGCTTGTTGATGACGTATTTGAGAAGATTGTTGAAATAAATGAACAATCAGAAACAGCCGTGTTAATGGTTGAACAAAATGCAAGACGCGCTCTTGAGGAATCAGACAGAGGTGTCGTCTTAGACCTGGGCGAAACCAAGATGCGAGGAGCTGGAACGGAACTGCTCGAGTCTGATGAGGCCCAGGAATTATACCTTGGTACCTGA
- a CDS encoding branched-chain amino acid ABC transporter permease: protein MVAFDPQLLWNGVVVGSLIALAALGLTLLFGLLNFINIAYGEYLAWGAYIALGAKWADVPFILAIVLGAIGAGLIAVITDRIVFKQFSDRDPVVLLVVSIGVAFMLRNLIRVVYGGSTHFYNVGGEAPVVLGIRVLPAQVIIVTLSIVILAIVFLILNETRIGIAMRAASDDTDLARIRGIDTKRLVIYVSLIGGVIAGIAGVMLGIDSNINPTMGFLFLIPIFAAVILGGIGDPVGAVVGGYALGIGQNLSIIFIPSEYTPAFALLILIIGLLTRPSGLFGEATR from the coding sequence ATGGTTGCATTCGATCCGCAATTGCTCTGGAATGGGGTTGTTGTCGGGAGTCTCATTGCCCTCGCAGCGTTGGGATTAACGCTTCTTTTTGGACTTCTTAATTTTATCAATATCGCATATGGAGAGTACTTAGCGTGGGGAGCATACATTGCACTCGGTGCAAAGTGGGCTGACGTTCCGTTTATTCTCGCGATCGTCCTTGGAGCGATTGGTGCGGGCTTAATTGCCGTTATCACCGACCGCATTGTCTTCAAGCAGTTTTCAGACCGCGATCCGGTTGTTTTGCTTGTTGTCTCGATTGGTGTAGCATTTATGCTGCGTAATTTGATACGGGTTGTGTATGGCGGCAGTACACATTTCTATAATGTCGGTGGAGAAGCACCAGTTGTCTTGGGAATCCGGGTGTTACCCGCACAAGTCATTATTGTCACATTGAGTATAGTTATTCTCGCAATTGTCTTCTTGATACTCAATGAGACACGTATTGGAATCGCGATGCGGGCAGCATCAGATGACACAGATTTGGCTCGCATTCGAGGAATTGATACAAAACGGTTAGTTATTTATGTCTCGCTCATTGGCGGTGTCATTGCAGGTATTGCAGGGGTCATGCTGGGGATTGATTCAAATATCAACCCAACAATGGGCTTTTTATTCCTTATTCCTATCTTTGCAGCCGTCATTCTTGGTGGGATCGGTGATCCAGTTGGGGCTGTTGTTGGAGGATATGCTCTGGGTATTGGACAGAATTTGAGTATTATATTCATTCCAAGCGAATACACACCAGCATTTGCACTACTTATATTGATAATTGGACTTCTTACCCGTCCGAGTGGGCTATTTGGAGAGGCAACACGATGA
- a CDS encoding ribbon-helix-helix protein, CopG family — MGSANTDKNKNKTISFRVNEDVFETLREIAEERDISLSAVFREYVDTLVAHEGAVQVVPEHEIEELRAGNGDTADSFPPTVTVPKGFVREHERLELEAEHLREQLEEHKQYLNHLQDQLDEEEEIIHLEDLERSETDSQSFRLE, encoded by the coding sequence ATGGGCAGTGCAAATACGGATAAAAATAAAAATAAGACAATTTCGTTTCGGGTGAATGAAGACGTCTTTGAAACACTTCGTGAAATTGCCGAAGAGCGAGACATTTCACTCTCTGCTGTCTTTCGTGAGTACGTCGATACACTTGTTGCACACGAAGGTGCTGTGCAAGTCGTTCCTGAACATGAGATTGAAGAGCTTCGAGCGGGCAACGGTGATACAGCAGATTCTTTCCCTCCAACGGTAACAGTCCCAAAGGGGTTTGTCCGGGAGCACGAGCGGCTTGAGTTAGAGGCTGAACATCTTCGTGAACAACTTGAAGAGCACAAACAGTATCTCAATCATCTTCAAGATCAGCTCGATGAAGAAGAAGAAATCATTCATCTTGAAGATCTGGAACGATCAGAGACGGACAGTCAGTCATTCAGACTGGAATAA
- a CDS encoding DUF7091 family protein, with protein sequence MDERLKSFLREQFREAGREYARARDAYQSGRKSAETEDDTNEGTNGENSEQTIASEQEITDNSKPDISTPVSALPCNETGQARIVCRRDAEKRAVRIDTEAHPACFESGHPDCEGCVRDIRSGIVETW encoded by the coding sequence ATGGACGAACGGCTCAAGTCGTTCCTCCGAGAGCAATTTCGTGAGGCCGGTCGAGAGTATGCTCGTGCACGAGACGCGTATCAATCAGGTCGTAAAAGTGCCGAGACTGAGGACGACACAAATGAGGGAACGAACGGTGAAAATAGTGAACAGACGATTGCATCCGAGCAAGAAATAACAGATAACTCGAAGCCAGATATATCCACACCAGTCTCAGCGTTACCATGTAACGAGACAGGACAAGCCCGGATTGTCTGTCGACGTGACGCGGAGAAGCGTGCTGTTAGGATTGATACTGAGGCTCATCCAGCCTGTTTTGAGTCCGGACATCCTGATTGTGAGGGGTGCGTTCGAGATATCCGCAGTGGGATTGTTGAAACATGGTAA
- a CDS encoding mannose-1-phosphate guanylyltransferase: protein MAVSDSTSSTVVDVVGVVLAGGIGSRLYPASRGHRPKQFLSLFGDRSFLTRTVDRLRGVTDTILILTRDAFAETVREQVSDVTVITEPVGRDTGPAALYATHYVEETYGDDAVVLLAPSDHVVGAAFDTAVRRMSAVAMNTNRLVTLGVAPTRPETGYGYIEPAATINSINGLNDDAVSWKSIQSFHEKPEIETAKKYIEAGHYWNAGIFAWRPAVFNTVAADSPLAPLQTALQNNTSESVADVFAASDSQSVDRAIFEQSEATAVIPTDMMWDDIGTWDAFDRLATQDELITENINTQTASAEDEHSDTTTREETVTVGDVEVEMIDSTDNIIVGNGSHISTVGVSGLIIVTWNDRTLVVNKDDAQSVRELVSRLRESGLF from the coding sequence ATGGCAGTATCAGACAGTACCTCGTCAACTGTTGTCGATGTTGTTGGCGTTGTCCTTGCTGGTGGGATTGGATCACGATTATATCCCGCAAGCCGGGGACATCGACCAAAGCAGTTTCTCTCACTTTTCGGCGATCGATCATTTCTCACGCGGACAGTCGACCGACTGCGCGGAGTCACTGACACAATTCTCATACTCACCAGAGATGCATTTGCTGAAACGGTCAGAGAACAGGTCTCAGACGTAACGGTAATAACCGAGCCAGTCGGGCGAGACACAGGACCAGCAGCTCTGTATGCAACACATTATGTTGAAGAAACATATGGTGATGATGCAGTCGTGCTTCTCGCACCAAGTGACCACGTTGTTGGGGCAGCATTTGACACTGCCGTGAGACGCATGAGCGCTGTTGCTATGAACACCAATCGTCTTGTCACCCTTGGCGTTGCTCCAACCCGACCGGAAACAGGATATGGATATATCGAACCAGCAGCAACAATCAATTCTATCAACGGTCTCAATGATGACGCGGTCTCGTGGAAATCTATTCAGTCATTCCATGAGAAACCAGAGATAGAAACAGCAAAGAAGTATATTGAGGCAGGACATTATTGGAATGCTGGAATATTCGCGTGGCGACCCGCAGTCTTCAATACTGTTGCAGCTGACTCACCACTAGCACCGTTACAGACTGCCCTCCAGAATAATACGAGTGAGTCAGTCGCTGATGTATTTGCTGCAAGCGACTCACAAAGTGTTGATCGAGCCATCTTTGAACAATCTGAGGCAACTGCAGTTATTCCGACTGACATGATGTGGGACGATATCGGCACATGGGATGCTTTTGACCGACTTGCTACACAGGATGAATTAATTACTGAAAATATCAATACACAAACCGCATCAGCGGAAGACGAACACTCTGACACGACGACACGTGAGGAGACCGTTACCGTTGGTGACGTTGAGGTAGAAATGATTGATTCAACAGATAATATTATTGTGGGCAACGGTAGTCATATATCAACAGTTGGTGTCTCGGGACTCATTATTGTCACATGGAATGACCGAACACTTGTTGTGAATAAAGACGATGCTCAGTCGGTGAGAGAGCTTGTCTCAAGACTTCGTGAGAGCGGATTGTTCTGA